A region of the Legionella sp. PATHC035 genome:
TAGTGTTACAGCTGCGTGTTTCCTGTCCCGCTTTACAGAAAAGTATCGTTGGGCCCATATAGACATTGCCGGTACAGCCTGGGTTTTCGGTAAAAATCGTAATGCTACGGGAAGACCTGTTCCTTTATTAACTCAAATAATACGCCATGCCATCCATTCGCGTTGATTTTTACTTATTAACGAGCGACCAGAACCATGCACGTTGGCTGGTTGCTTGTCGTCTTTTGGAAAAAGCTTATGCTAAAGGGCATAAAGTTTATGTCTTATGTAATAACAAGCAGGATGCTGAGTTATTGGATGAGCTGTTGTGGACTTTCAAAGAGGACAGTTTTATCCCACATAACCTCCAAGGTGAAGGACCTGAACCACCGCCCCCAATACAAATTGGTTATGAACGTGAACCAAGAGGTTTTAATGATATTTTATTGAATCTTTCGAGTCATGTTCCTGATTTTTACCCGAAATTTAAGCGCATTATGGAAATCGTGATTAACGCAGAAGCGGATAAAGAACAGAGTCGCACTCATTACAGGGACTATAGAGCGAAAGGTTGTGAATTACATACACATCAGATTGAAGTGAAATAGGTTTGGATTAGCACAACCTGGTTGCTTGCAACCAGGCTAGACTCATAAAGATCACTAATCCCAAAGCACATCTTTGTCTTTTTTTATCGCAGCTTGCAGCAAACTGATTAAGGGAACAGCTCGTTTTGCCAAGCTTATTTTGGGTTCATTGTCGTCATCTTCCTCAGCAATTTTGTTTTCTTTGCCAAGCCCAGACTGTAACTTTTGCAAAGCCTCAGGAAGATTTTCTGCTTTAATCGCTCCTGGAACCGTACCACTATGCCCCATTAAAGAAAGCAGACTTTTAGCTACATCTGCAAAATAGGTAATGTCTTCGTAAGCATCTGTATGAAACGTCACTAACATAAAATCTCCTTATTGGAAGGATCGATGTCTTGTTGCATGGAACAAAACAACTATCCATAAACACGTAACAAATACTCTGCAACCGTACGTAATCCCATCGCTTCACCACCTTCAGGTTTACCTGGTTTACTGCCTAAGTTCCAAGCCATAATATCAAAATGCATCCAGGGTATCGATTTGGACACGAAACGTTGCAGAAATAATCCAGCAACAATAGCGCCAGCATAGGGATGATCACTCGAGTTAGCCAAGTCAGCCACATTCGAACGAAGCAGCTCTTCGTATGCAGCAAATAAAGGTAATCTCCAGACAGGATCAGCGACTTGATATGATGCCGCAGTGACTTCGGCAGCCAATTGATCCTTATTGGTAAATAAGGCTGCAATTTCGGTACCGACGGAAACCCTTGCAGCTCCTGTTAAGGTAGCAAAATCAATCAGTAATTCAGGCTGCTCTTCGCATGCTTTGACCAAAGCATCGGCTAATACCAAACGTCCCTCTGCATCTGTGTTATGAATCTCTACGGTTAAGCCGTTACGCATGGTTAAGACATCACCTGGTCTAAAAGCATCGGGGCCTATCGCGTTTTCTACCGCAGGTACAAGCATTTGCAAGCGCACGGGTAAATTACGAGTCATAATCCATTGCGCAAGGCCGATTACATGGGCTGCGCCTCCCATATCCTTTTTCATTAAACGCATGCCCGAAGCGGATTTAATGTCCAACCCACCACTGTCAAAACAAACTCCTTTTCCAACCAGTGTAATACGAGGGTTTTTCTCATCCCCCCACGTTAAGGACAACAAGCGAGGTGCTGATTTGGAAGCACGTCCAACGGCATGGATTGCTGGAAAATTATCGTCGAGTAATTCATCGCCAACCCATTGTTTAAATTGTCCTTTATGTGTTTTTGCTAATTGCTCTACTACTTCAGCTAACTCTTTTGGGCCTAAATCATTAGTCGGCTTATTTATCAAATCCCTCACTAAAAATTGCGCTTGGGTTAGAGCCAAAAGAGCATTCAAATCATCTGGTTGAACGACTAAAATACGAGGTTTTATCTCTTGTTTTTTATAAGCATCAAAACGATATTGTGCCAAAGCCCAATTCATTGTTGCTTCCTGAGTACATCTTCCTTGTACTTGATAAGTATCCGGTGGGAGTACCAGTGCTGCATTGGCTAAAGCCTGAACCTGATTTCCATCTCCTGTACCAATATATGCTTTGTCGATTAATCCATCTGCATTCTGGATACAACAGGAGTCGCCCAATTTTCCTTGAAATTGATGCAAAGCAAGACAATTTTGTTCTGCAGGTGTAAACAGGCTCATCCCTTCTTCCCATTGATTTTGTGACATCAAATAAAGAGGAACCGCTCTATCACTCTGAGTCTCATAAAATAATTTTGCTTGCATTTTTTTATTCCTTCACTTGGCCACGAAAATGAGCAGGTCTGAGTCCGGCTAATCCCAACACTACAACATATATTACCACAGCAACAGCTACATGAGCGGCTAGTATGCCTAAACGCATTACTGGAGAAAACCCAAGCCAATAACTGACTGTTCCACTCATTAAAATTAAATAGAGACTAATGGCTGCATTGGCTAAGAATAATTGCATACTGTATTTTAACCATCCAGGCGAAGGTTTGAACGCTCCACGTTTAATCAGTAGGAATAATAAAGTGCCGCAATTGACATAACCTGCTAATGCCGAAGCTAAAGTCAAACCCGCATGAGCGAAGTGCCAAACGAATACAGAACATAATAACGTATTAACCACCATCGAAATTGCCCCCACCTTCACTGGGGTACTGATATCTTGTCGTGCATAAAACCCTGAAGCCAAAACCTTTACCATCATAAAAGCAGGGACACCGGCTCCAAGAGTAATTAAACTTTTTTGTGTCTGAATCACATCATAAGCAGTAAATTTACCATAAGCAAAACAACTTGAGATCAGAGGTAAAGCAAAGAAACACAACCCCAGACCTGCAGGCACTCCTATAAGTAAAATAGAACGCAGTCCCCAATCCAACGCACTTGAGAACTGGCTGATACTTTGCTCCGCATGCCTCCGAGATAAATGTGGGAGAATCACTGTGGCAATCGCTACGCCAAAAACACCTAGTGGGAAATCAGTCAGGCGATCGGTGTAATACAACCAGGACACACTGCCAACTTTTAAAAAGGAGGCAAAAATGCTGTCGACCATTAAATTAAGTTGCGCAATTGAAACACCAAATAAAGCGGGGATCATGAGCTTTAGAACTTTGTTTACCCCCTCATCATTTCTCACTAATTGAGGTTTTACCAATAAATTGCGCTGATGCAAAAAAGGGATTTGAAAAAGCAATTGCGCAATACCAGCAATCAGCACTCCCCAAGCCAATCCTACTACGGGTATTGGCAAATGAGGACATAGATAAACCGCAGCAAGAATCATACAGATGTTTAATAATACTGGCGTAAATGCTGGAATGGCAAAATAACCGTAGGTATTTAATACCGCTCCAGCCATGGCTGTTAGCGAAACCAACATTAAGAATGGAAAAGTAATACGCAACATTTCTGTTGCCAATACAGCACGGCTGCTGTCATGGCTAAAGCCAGGAGCAAATAAATAGATAATCACCGGTGCGGCGAATATTCCGATCACAGTAAAAATACTTAGAATTGAACTCAGATATCCGGCAATGCGCGCAATAAAAACTCGTACATCATTCGGAGAGCGTGTTTTTTGATATTCAGCAAGTACAGGAACAAAAGCTTGCGCAAAAGCTCCTTCTGCAAAAAGACGGCGCATAAAATTAGGAATACGAAACGCCACAAAAAAGGCATCCATCCCTGCTTGCGCACCAAAAAAATTGGCAAGAACCATATCTCGTATAAAACCGACAATACGTGAAATGAAGGTCATGACTGAAACCAAGGTCGTTGAGCGTAGCAAGCTCTGGCGTTTAGGTACCATAATTTCTGTTTCTGTTGCTGACATAATTTTTATGCATGAAATAAAATACCTTATGATATACCTAAATGAATTAATTTTCCTAACCTAAATATAAGGTATAAGATTTTAAAATATAATTGCTAGAGAGACTTTGGTTCCATATTGATCAATTGATTATGCATAAAAATCAGACATATCGCAATAGAGCGAATCAATTTCTACTTTAGAAACAAAGAAGTCTATTGACAAATTCTGACTCATTGTGCATGATCACCATCTTTTGTACCGTCTGAATGAGTGGAGATTTTTAAGTGGCAAATATTAAATCAGCGATCAAACGTGCTCGCCAAAACGTAAAATTACGTCAACACAACGCCAGTGCACGTTCTATGTTCCGCACTTACATTAAAAATGTGATTAAAGCTGTTGAATCAGGTGATAAAGAAGCCGCTCATGCTGCCTACACCAAAGCACAACCAGTTATTGATAAAGCAGCTGGTAAGGGTTTAATTCATAAGAATAAAGCTGCCCGTATTAAAAGTCGCTTAGTAGCTCGTGTTAAATCAATGGCTGCTTAATCCTTAATTGGTTCGCATCGAACTGGCCATGCCAGTTCGACTTTCTTTTTTTTCTGTTCATCATAATCACCCTAAAAAATAATGATGTGCCTTTAAAGCAATCGAATGAAGCATCCATTGAAGATATGCCGATGCGATTCTTCCTCGATGCAAGACGACTACGTCACCTGGATTTAATTGATAAACCAGGGCAAAATTCATCAAGAAAAATGTAACCTTTCGTTAACACACTGGTTGAGCGCTCGCATGAGAGTCAGTATGTGCGAGAATTCTTGCTCTTGCATTTAATATGTCGTCCATTAATGTTTCATGTAAATCAAATGATTGTAATACCTTGAGTAGATGCCTATTGGCTTTCAAGATGTTAATAATTTGTCCTGCTACGAGTTCATCTTTAGGGTAAGGTAATAATCGTTCTAGGGCACCATCAAGTAGTCGATTTTTATTTTCAATTTCAGTTTCTATCGCATCAAGAGCATCCAATGAAGTTGTTTGTTGAAGAAGCACTTTAAATAATTCTTCCTGATTTACAAGTAATGCTGCAATAGGTTTAAGCTCTTTTAATTTGGTAATGAAAACGAGTAACGCCGTTTTTTGCTCGTCAGTTAAACCAACTAATGATTCTTGCACGCTTAATGATTCATTGGTGTTAGCAATACTTTTTGCTACAAGCTCTGTATAATTTAACAAGATGATAAAGTTTTTGAGATTAGGCTGCGAAGCCAATTGCACCATCACTTTTGACATAATCTCTTGATCTGCTCCTGTTATGAGTTCAGATAAAAATTGATGAACATTTTTTCCCTCATTAATTAATTTTTGAACAACAATATCAAACTCTTCTTTGGTTTTTACCGTATAAAGTTCATTCTGAAGTGCATTCAATTTATTAAAAAATTCTCCGGATTTTGCTTCAGCTGCAACAAAACATCCAAAAATTCGGTTAACATCCTTCTTTTTATTTTGAAAAAGTCTACCCATTTCTTTTTCCTCAATTGATTAGGCTGAGCTTAAATTCTAAATAGCGTCTGTACCTCTGTAATAGAGGCTATTTTAGTCGTTTTTGCGTTTTCATTTTCCTTTTGCAAGATCTTAAGAAACGAGGCGTCAATAGACTTTGCAAATGCTGCACGTAACTTTGGTTTGCTCGGTTCTGTCTCACGAGCTGTCACCTCCATTGTTTCTGTTTTTGCTCCGTCATCACCTTCATTTGCCACTCCTACTTCATGGGCTTCAGTTAAACTCATACTGTCGGTAATAATCTTTTCCGGAACAGCTAATCTCTTTTTTGCATCATCAAGGATAAATGCTTTTGCTTTTTCAACAGCAGCTTGAACACTATACGCCCACTTTGGAACATCTGGTAGCTCTTTTTTAAGCTTATCATCCCGACCTGGACTCACTGGATAGCGACTTGCTTTAATTACACTCGAATCGGTTATCTCAGGAGTAAGTCCTCTGCTTCCACCTATTTTTCTAAACGCCACAAGCTCATTATATTCCTGGTCAACTTTCTCTAATAAGACACCTAGTTTTTCCGTAGTTAGACCCTCTCTAACAATTCGCTCTATTTCCTTTCTTGCTTTTTCATAATCTACTTTTAATTCAGACAGATTAATTCGACAAGGTTCTTGTTGATGGGCAAATAACTCCAGCTCAAGCACATCTTCTAGATCTAATTTTTGTGCAGGATCATTAAAGTACTCCTCCTCAAGTGAAGGTCTACAGCCCTCCTTTGCTATCCATTTTTTATAAAACTGTGCAAATTTCTCACAAATGGCTTCGATTTCACCTTCTTCAAAAAACTC
Encoded here:
- the rpsT gene encoding 30S ribosomal protein S20, which gives rise to MANIKSAIKRARQNVKLRQHNASARSMFRTYIKNVIKAVESGDKEAAHAAYTKAQPVIDKAAGKGLIHKNKAARIKSRLVARVKSMAA
- the murJ gene encoding murein biosynthesis integral membrane protein MurJ — protein: MSATETEIMVPKRQSLLRSTTLVSVMTFISRIVGFIRDMVLANFFGAQAGMDAFFVAFRIPNFMRRLFAEGAFAQAFVPVLAEYQKTRSPNDVRVFIARIAGYLSSILSIFTVIGIFAAPVIIYLFAPGFSHDSSRAVLATEMLRITFPFLMLVSLTAMAGAVLNTYGYFAIPAFTPVLLNICMILAAVYLCPHLPIPVVGLAWGVLIAGIAQLLFQIPFLHQRNLLVKPQLVRNDEGVNKVLKLMIPALFGVSIAQLNLMVDSIFASFLKVGSVSWLYYTDRLTDFPLGVFGVAIATVILPHLSRRHAEQSISQFSSALDWGLRSILLIGVPAGLGLCFFALPLISSCFAYGKFTAYDVIQTQKSLITLGAGVPAFMMVKVLASGFYARQDISTPVKVGAISMVVNTLLCSVFVWHFAHAGLTLASALAGYVNCGTLLFLLIKRGAFKPSPGWLKYSMQLFLANAAISLYLILMSGTVSYWLGFSPVMRLGILAAHVAVAVVIYVVVLGLAGLRPAHFRGQVKE
- a CDS encoding leucyl aminopeptidase family protein gives rise to the protein MQAKLFYETQSDRAVPLYLMSQNQWEEGMSLFTPAEQNCLALHQFQGKLGDSCCIQNADGLIDKAYIGTGDGNQVQALANAALVLPPDTYQVQGRCTQEATMNWALAQYRFDAYKKQEIKPRILVVQPDDLNALLALTQAQFLVRDLINKPTNDLGPKELAEVVEQLAKTHKGQFKQWVGDELLDDNFPAIHAVGRASKSAPRLLSLTWGDEKNPRITLVGKGVCFDSGGLDIKSASGMRLMKKDMGGAAHVIGLAQWIMTRNLPVRLQMLVPAVENAIGPDAFRPGDVLTMRNGLTVEIHNTDAEGRLVLADALVKACEEQPELLIDFATLTGAARVSVGTEIAALFTNKDQLAAEVTAASYQVADPVWRLPLFAAYEELLRSNVADLANSSDHPYAGAIVAGLFLQRFVSKSIPWMHFDIMAWNLGSKPGKPEGGEAMGLRTVAEYLLRVYG
- a CDS encoding DNA polymerase III subunit chi, with translation MPSIRVDFYLLTSDQNHARWLVACRLLEKAYAKGHKVYVLCNNKQDAELLDELLWTFKEDSFIPHNLQGEGPEPPPPIQIGYEREPRGFNDILLNLSSHVPDFYPKFKRIMEIVINAEADKEQSRTHYRDYRAKGCELHTHQIEVK
- a CDS encoding DUF1840 domain-containing protein, with protein sequence MLVTFHTDAYEDITYFADVAKSLLSLMGHSGTVPGAIKAENLPEALQKLQSGLGKENKIAEEDDDNEPKISLAKRAVPLISLLQAAIKKDKDVLWD